In one window of Bdellovibrio bacteriovorus W DNA:
- a CDS encoding preprotein translocase subunit SecG yields MHCIISLGRNILGGRNLMQSLYSGASGDNKKMTTFIGILHIIVALILIVLVLIQDSKSNGALGMGGSASGSNSLLGATGAQSLAGKMTVWVSIIFAVTCLTLSVMTATQTKSVIDSMPLPTVPVESTTAPTETPADVPAETAPAAE; encoded by the coding sequence ATGCATTGCATCATCAGTCTGGGTAGAAATATTTTGGGTGGACGAAACCTGATGCAGTCCCTATATTCAGGAGCTTCGGGAGATAACAAAAAGATGACTACTTTTATCGGAATTTTGCACATTATTGTTGCACTTATCTTGATCGTTCTAGTTCTTATTCAAGACTCTAAAAGCAATGGTGCTTTAGGAATGGGTGGCTCTGCGAGCGGTTCAAACTCACTTCTTGGTGCAACAGGAGCTCAATCACTAGCTGGTAAAATGACTGTATGGGTTTCTATTATCTTTGCAGTGACTTGCTTAACTCTATCTGTAATGACTGCGACACAAACTAAATCAGTTATCGACTCTATGCCGCTTCCAACAGTTCCAGTTGAGTCTACTACGGCTCCAACTGAAACTCCGGCTGACGTTCCTGCTGAAACAGCTCCAGCAGCAGAGTAA
- a CDS encoding TatD related DNase (COG0084 Mg-dependent DNase): MEWIDIHAHLNMLEEGVEPALEAARAAGVKRVITIGTEPKDHPIVLEIARKYYPEVYCTLGVHPHEGGTYTAEAGKFIEDNLHDPCVVAVGEIGLDYYYDNSPREAQQEAFRAQLEIARKHKMPIEIHTRDAEEDTVRILSEFKGELTGLIHCFTGTEWLARQALDLGLNISISGVVTFKNADSLRETVKMLPLDRIHVETDAPFLAPIPMRGKKNTPAYVVHTAEFVAQLKGISLEELCAQTKINALKMFPKIQWPS; encoded by the coding sequence ATGGAATGGATTGATATTCACGCTCATCTAAATATGTTGGAAGAAGGGGTAGAGCCTGCCCTCGAAGCGGCGCGTGCTGCTGGAGTCAAGCGAGTGATCACGATAGGAACAGAGCCTAAGGATCATCCGATTGTTTTGGAGATAGCGCGTAAGTATTATCCTGAAGTCTATTGCACTCTCGGCGTGCATCCTCATGAGGGCGGCACCTATACCGCAGAAGCTGGGAAATTTATTGAAGACAATCTCCATGATCCTTGCGTCGTGGCAGTGGGGGAGATTGGTTTAGATTATTATTACGATAATTCACCTCGCGAAGCGCAGCAGGAGGCCTTCCGGGCTCAGCTTGAAATTGCACGCAAGCACAAAATGCCTATCGAGATTCACACTCGCGATGCAGAAGAAGACACGGTGCGAATTCTCTCTGAGTTTAAAGGGGAACTGACTGGGTTGATTCACTGTTTTACTGGGACGGAGTGGTTGGCCCGCCAAGCACTGGATCTGGGGTTAAACATTTCCATCAGTGGTGTAGTGACTTTTAAAAACGCCGATAGCCTGCGCGAAACTGTGAAGATGCTTCCATTGGATCGGATTCACGTTGAAACCGATGCTCCATTTTTAGCTCCAATTCCTATGCGCGGTAAAAAGAACACTCCGGCTTATGTTGTTCATACGGCAGAATTTGTGGCGCAATTAAAAGGTATTTCTTTAGAAGAGCTTTGCGCGCAGACAAAGATTAATGCGCTTAAGATGTTTCCTAAAATTCAATGGCCCTCTTAG
- a CDS encoding phosphoglycerate kinase (COG0126 3-phosphoglycerate kinase), whose amino-acid sequence MSNGLKGIKTVRDFNLEGKVVFLRLDLNVPMKDGKITDENRITASLPTIKYCMEQGAKLVLASHLGRPKSKDDKEFSLEPVARRLGELLSAEVSLVEEPDSDAPKHLLVNLKKNQLILLENVRFEKGETEDSIEFAQKIASYCDIYINDAFGASHRAHATIHALPSVMKEKGIGFLIEKEITMLDSLLQNPKRPYIAVMGGAKVSDKIPVFERLMDIVDGFVVGGAMAYTFLEAQEIPVGKSLVEKDKVRYAREMIERIAARDKTLLLPVDHVVTKGITDTVNVRTTSDAVIPADELGVDIGPKTLQNYSAALREAGTIFWNGPMGIFETPEFSRGTFGVAKAIAESNGVKIVGGGDSAAAAEMSGFADKMTHISTGGGASLEYLQGDKLPGLEILRAKKISSI is encoded by the coding sequence ATGTCTAATGGCCTTAAGGGAATCAAGACAGTTCGTGATTTTAACCTCGAAGGGAAAGTTGTTTTTCTTCGTCTTGATCTAAACGTACCTATGAAGGACGGGAAAATCACAGATGAAAATAGAATCACAGCTTCTCTGCCGACGATTAAGTATTGCATGGAGCAAGGAGCAAAGCTTGTACTTGCTTCTCACTTAGGTCGCCCTAAATCTAAAGATGACAAAGAGTTTTCCTTAGAGCCAGTGGCTCGTCGTCTAGGGGAGCTTTTGAGTGCAGAAGTGAGTTTGGTAGAAGAACCAGATTCAGATGCTCCGAAGCACCTTCTTGTGAACTTGAAGAAGAATCAGTTGATCCTTCTTGAAAACGTTCGCTTTGAAAAAGGTGAGACTGAAGACTCCATTGAGTTTGCACAAAAGATCGCTAGCTATTGTGATATCTACATCAATGATGCATTCGGTGCTTCACACCGCGCGCATGCAACGATTCATGCTCTTCCATCTGTGATGAAAGAAAAGGGCATTGGGTTTTTAATCGAAAAAGAAATCACAATGCTGGATTCTCTTTTGCAAAACCCAAAACGTCCTTACATCGCAGTGATGGGTGGAGCTAAAGTTTCTGATAAAATCCCTGTATTTGAGCGCCTCATGGATATCGTTGACGGATTTGTTGTCGGCGGAGCTATGGCTTACACGTTTTTAGAAGCGCAAGAAATTCCGGTTGGAAAATCTTTAGTTGAAAAAGACAAAGTTCGTTACGCACGTGAGATGATCGAAAGAATCGCAGCTCGTGATAAAACTTTATTATTACCTGTTGATCACGTCGTCACTAAAGGAATCACTGACACTGTAAACGTTCGCACAACTTCCGATGCGGTTATTCCAGCAGACGAGTTGGGCGTGGATATCGGACCTAAAACACTTCAGAATTATTCAGCAGCTCTTAGAGAAGCAGGAACTATTTTCTGGAATGGTCCAATGGGTATCTTTGAAACACCTGAGTTTTCACGCGGTACATTCGGTGTAGCGAAGGCGATCGCTGAATCTAACGGTGTGAAAATCGTAGGTGGTGGAGATTCTGCTGCAGCTGCGGAAATGTCTGGCTTTGCGGATAAGATGACTCATATCTCTACGGGTGGTGGGGCTTCTTTGGAATATCTTCAAGGGGATAAACTGCCTGGACTAGAGATTCTTCGCGCGAAGAAAATTTCTAGCATTTAA
- a CDS encoding hypothetical protein (COG0125 Thymidylate kinase), translated as MFLVFEGLDGSGKSSLMRSLEERLNRDQISFHRTREPGGTPLGDEIREMILRTQGPNPLPRAELLLYEASRAQHVDQVIRPKLSAGEWVLCDRFAASSVAFQGGGREISESDVVMLNTFATGGLEADLTVLLDLSVEESRKRRQSRGAALGESEDRIESEADDFHEKVRQSFLKQARGAEAKWLVLDASKTPQELSSELLEALITRGFLKA; from the coding sequence ATGTTTTTAGTTTTTGAGGGGCTAGATGGCTCCGGTAAAAGTTCACTGATGCGCTCTCTTGAAGAGCGTTTGAATCGCGATCAAATTTCTTTTCATCGCACACGCGAACCAGGTGGTACGCCGCTTGGGGATGAAATTCGTGAAATGATTCTACGCACTCAAGGACCGAATCCTTTGCCGCGCGCAGAATTACTTTTATATGAAGCCAGTCGTGCTCAGCACGTAGATCAGGTGATTCGTCCAAAATTATCAGCCGGAGAATGGGTTCTCTGCGATCGTTTCGCCGCAAGCTCTGTTGCCTTTCAAGGTGGCGGAAGAGAGATCTCAGAATCCGATGTTGTGATGCTCAATACTTTTGCGACAGGTGGATTAGAAGCGGATTTGACAGTTCTTTTAGATCTATCTGTTGAAGAGTCGCGTAAGCGCCGTCAATCTCGAGGAGCCGCTTTAGGGGAATCCGAAGATCGCATCGAATCTGAAGCTGATGATTTTCATGAAAAAGTGCGCCAGTCCTTTTTAAAACAAGCGCGCGGTGCAGAGGCAAAATGGTTAGTTTTAGATGCATCTAAAACACCCCAAGAATTGTCGAGCGAACTTCTAGAAGCACTTATTACACGAGGATTTTTAAAAGCATAA
- a CDS encoding hypothetical protein (COG4520 Surface antigen), translating to MKKNLILGSLIVTSVMQAASPALANKETIGNIIGGVIGGAVGSQIGKGNGNKAAIIIGAIAGTMIGGKVGKDLDEADRRALVDAQNRALRDQLGRRNDWDGRSHGSRTGARGSFTSTREGYNSRTGEYCREYTSVISTRSGTETTRGIACSRRDGSWYEVRETEVRFNNPGHGGGGHGGQRPPQYPQPGYPQQPTYPSQPSYPQPPAPPTRPAPPSQGRYEGTVQLNQVTRRSGGEWFRITFNRPVSLSAVEVRALSHGVKLHEAVAHTVNGSQLRLHEFSPTGNFYAGQSVISSNSLNYGGGRDIIQVIDIRAESMGGYADLLVRVMSNSDYPSMSVTRY from the coding sequence ATGAAAAAGAACCTCATCCTCGGATCACTTATAGTTACATCTGTTATGCAAGCAGCTTCTCCGGCGTTAGCTAACAAGGAAACTATCGGAAACATCATTGGTGGTGTTATCGGTGGTGCAGTTGGCTCTCAAATCGGAAAAGGTAACGGTAATAAAGCAGCTATCATCATCGGCGCTATTGCTGGAACGATGATTGGCGGAAAAGTTGGTAAAGATTTAGATGAAGCGGATCGGCGCGCGCTTGTAGATGCACAAAACCGTGCTCTGCGTGATCAGTTAGGCCGTCGTAACGACTGGGATGGTCGCAGCCACGGTTCGAGAACGGGTGCTCGCGGAAGCTTTACTTCGACTCGTGAAGGTTACAACTCAAGAACTGGTGAGTATTGCCGTGAGTACACGAGTGTAATTTCAACTCGTTCTGGAACAGAGACAACTCGCGGAATCGCTTGTTCTCGTAGAGATGGTTCTTGGTATGAAGTGCGCGAAACTGAAGTTCGCTTCAATAACCCAGGTCATGGTGGCGGTGGTCACGGTGGACAACGTCCTCCTCAGTACCCACAACCAGGTTACCCACAACAACCGACATATCCTTCTCAGCCGAGCTATCCACAGCCTCCAGCTCCTCCGACAAGACCGGCTCCGCCATCTCAAGGTCGCTATGAGGGGACAGTTCAGTTGAATCAGGTTACTCGTAGATCCGGTGGAGAGTGGTTCCGAATCACTTTCAATAGACCAGTTTCTTTGAGTGCAGTTGAGGTTCGTGCTTTATCTCACGGCGTAAAGCTTCATGAAGCAGTTGCACATACTGTAAATGGCTCACAACTTCGTCTTCATGAGTTCAGCCCAACAGGAAACTTCTACGCTGGACAAAGCGTAATTTCCTCTAACAGCCTGAACTACGGTGGTGGCCGCGATATTATCCAAGTGATCGACATCAGAGCAGAATCTATGGGTGGTTACGCGGATCTTTTAGTACGCGTGATGTCTAACAGCGACTACCCATCAATGTCTGTTACTCGTTACTAA
- a CDS encoding glyceraldehyde-3-phosphate dehydrogenase (COG0057 Glyceraldehyde-3-phosphate dehydrogenase/erythrose-4-phosphate dehydrogenase) has protein sequence MSKLRVGINGFGRIGRVLFRAGFEKLDIVGINSLDSIEGDAHLLKYDSSHGIFNADVTTEGEHTLVVNGKKIPTSATRNPAEIPWKQWGGVDMVLECTGAFKDKSEFATHLNNGAKRVLVSGPAEKGADLTVVYGINHTAYDPANHTVVSNASCTTNCLAPLAKVLNDAFGIEHGTMMTVHSYTNDQKILDAPHKDLRRARSAAVSMIPTTTGAAKNVGLVLPEMKGRIDGISIRVPTPNVSLVDFTFTAKKDVTVEAVNNALIEASKGALKGILAVETKELVSVDFNGNTHSSIVDLASTMVVGPRMVKVLSWYDNEVGFSNRMVDMALYMAQKGL, from the coding sequence ATGTCTAAACTACGTGTTGGTATCAACGGTTTTGGTCGTATCGGTCGTGTTCTCTTTCGTGCGGGTTTTGAAAAACTCGATATCGTTGGAATTAACTCATTAGACAGTATCGAAGGTGATGCTCATCTTCTAAAATACGATTCTTCGCATGGAATTTTTAATGCTGATGTAACTACGGAAGGCGAACACACGCTTGTAGTGAACGGTAAGAAAATCCCAACTTCAGCAACTCGCAATCCAGCAGAGATCCCTTGGAAACAATGGGGTGGTGTGGATATGGTTCTTGAGTGTACAGGCGCTTTCAAAGATAAATCTGAATTTGCAACGCACTTAAACAACGGCGCGAAACGCGTTTTGGTTTCTGGCCCTGCGGAAAAAGGCGCAGACTTAACTGTGGTTTACGGAATCAATCACACAGCTTATGACCCTGCAAATCACACCGTGGTTTCAAACGCATCTTGCACAACGAACTGCTTAGCTCCTTTAGCGAAAGTTCTTAACGATGCATTCGGGATTGAACACGGAACTATGATGACAGTTCACTCTTACACGAATGATCAAAAGATTTTAGATGCTCCTCACAAAGATCTTCGCCGCGCTCGTTCTGCAGCAGTGAGCATGATTCCAACAACAACAGGTGCTGCGAAAAACGTAGGACTTGTTCTTCCTGAGATGAAAGGTCGTATCGACGGCATTTCAATTCGCGTTCCGACTCCAAACGTATCTTTAGTGGATTTCACTTTCACAGCAAAAAAAGATGTGACTGTGGAAGCTGTTAACAATGCTTTGATCGAAGCTTCTAAAGGCGCTTTGAAAGGTATTCTTGCAGTTGAGACTAAGGAACTTGTGAGCGTTGACTTCAATGGCAATACACACTCTTCAATCGTGGACCTTGCATCAACGATGGTTGTTGGCCCACGCATGGTGAAAGTTCTTTCTTGGTACGACAATGAAGTGGGCTTCTCTAACCGCATGGTTGATATGGCTCTTTATATGGCTCAGAAAGGTCTTTAA
- a CDS encoding DNA polymerase III delta' subunit (COG0470 ATPase involved in DNA replication) produces the protein MARILDSVLGHEQIIEKILESFEMGRPGQTNLFVGPSGIGKKKVAMGLAQALLCTESKRACGRCPSCFRMSAGSHEGFMLVEPSGAQIKMDQAKEVIEFLSFKSISGNRVIIIDQAQNLNPQAANSLLKTLEEPPPGTFFYLIAPSVSGLMSTIRSRSKVVQFRPLSAELLAKKVQAPTWALRSAGGSFEKLEQLQEGPEQELRKKSAEILQLFLRDDDFLLSEAWRSEFKDRSQAQRLMSYWVSYAKDAIYLQEEMKTQIQNLDMVNLIKYLAEFEREFLLSLAQKSLEAERAFLAHRDAQLVMEELFVTIRR, from the coding sequence ATGGCACGTATTTTAGACTCTGTACTTGGTCATGAACAAATTATCGAAAAGATCTTAGAGTCTTTCGAAATGGGTCGTCCTGGGCAAACGAACTTATTTGTAGGTCCTTCAGGGATTGGCAAAAAGAAGGTTGCCATGGGGTTGGCGCAAGCTCTTCTCTGTACAGAATCAAAGCGTGCTTGCGGACGTTGTCCGTCTTGTTTTCGTATGAGTGCAGGCAGTCACGAGGGCTTCATGCTGGTGGAGCCTTCTGGGGCGCAAATCAAAATGGATCAAGCCAAAGAGGTTATCGAGTTCTTGAGTTTTAAAAGTATAAGTGGCAACCGAGTCATTATTATTGATCAAGCTCAGAACCTAAATCCTCAAGCCGCGAACTCTCTTTTAAAAACTTTGGAAGAGCCACCTCCAGGAACTTTTTTCTATCTTATTGCTCCGAGTGTTTCTGGATTAATGAGTACGATTCGCTCTCGTTCAAAAGTTGTCCAATTTCGCCCTCTGTCTGCGGAGTTATTAGCAAAAAAAGTTCAAGCACCTACGTGGGCTTTGCGCTCAGCGGGGGGAAGTTTTGAGAAGTTGGAGCAGCTTCAAGAGGGACCAGAGCAAGAACTGAGAAAGAAATCTGCAGAGATTTTGCAACTCTTCTTGCGCGATGACGACTTTCTTTTAAGTGAAGCTTGGCGTTCGGAGTTCAAGGATCGTTCTCAGGCGCAACGGTTGATGTCTTATTGGGTGAGTTACGCCAAAGATGCTATTTATCTGCAAGAAGAAATGAAAACTCAAATTCAAAACTTGGACATGGTAAATCTCATTAAATATTTAGCAGAATTTGAGAGAGAGTTCTTGCTGAGTCTGGCGCAGAAATCTCTAGAAGCTGAACGGGCCTTTTTGGCCCATCGAGATGCACAGTTGGTGATGGAAGAATTGTTTGTAACAATTCGCCGCTAA
- a CDS encoding hypothetical protein (COG0149 Triosephosphate isomerase) translates to MKKIFAANWKLFKSPQETRDYFKSLLEVISSATGELVFFPSTICLEAASTSLKNSSVKWGAQNCYIQVEGAFTGETSAKVTKDLGASYMLIGHSERRSLFAETDAMIADKVALAQSLEMTPMLCIGETLEQREGKQTFRVLETQLHLGLSKADKSKPLVVAYEPVWAIGTGKVATPEQVAETHTDVFNILKELGFETTPILYGGSVKPDNAAGLIQQSHVSGFLVGGASLQVESFQKIFSV, encoded by the coding sequence ATGAAGAAAATTTTTGCAGCAAACTGGAAGCTTTTTAAATCACCTCAAGAGACTCGGGATTACTTTAAGTCTCTTCTTGAAGTGATTTCTTCAGCAACGGGTGAGTTGGTTTTCTTTCCTTCGACTATTTGTTTAGAGGCTGCAAGCACAAGCTTGAAAAACTCTTCCGTAAAGTGGGGCGCACAGAATTGCTATATCCAAGTTGAAGGTGCTTTCACGGGGGAAACTTCTGCCAAGGTCACTAAAGACCTTGGCGCAAGTTACATGCTGATTGGTCACAGTGAGCGTCGCAGTTTGTTTGCTGAAACAGACGCGATGATTGCCGATAAAGTGGCTTTGGCGCAGTCCTTAGAGATGACTCCGATGTTATGTATTGGTGAAACTCTTGAGCAGCGTGAAGGCAAACAAACATTCCGCGTGCTTGAAACTCAACTGCATCTTGGTTTGTCAAAAGCAGATAAATCAAAGCCTTTAGTAGTAGCCTATGAGCCTGTTTGGGCGATCGGGACGGGCAAGGTGGCAACACCAGAGCAAGTCGCTGAAACTCATACGGACGTCTTTAATATTTTAAAAGAACTGGGTTTTGAAACGACGCCTATTCTTTATGGCGGAAGTGTGAAGCCAGATAACGCTGCGGGATTGATTCAGCAGAGTCATGTCTCTGGATTTTTGGTGGGTGGAGCTTCACTTCAGGTTGAATCTTTCCAGAAGATTTTTTCGGTTTAG
- a CDS encoding putative lipoprotein LipL45, which translates to MAKNNNWLIPALIIIGLLIVALSLFFASKSSQKSLDLIPLAKVEINLGGADIYRAGVQQREAVHIKGFLYNLDSLETRGDGDATLEFDSGYRIRVPENSLVTLSSDGPRTLLLLKRGEVFVENYGQEGSVFISADGKHWSATDYETKYKAQQKGGLTQEPAQSAQPSTPSTTGSLTSEYLQETLKNHRASFFKCYTQLLQKTPGVVGHASLSFTIERTGKISQADIASSNIQDATFRKCLLDALRRVEFRAFSGDPISTIFPLRFE; encoded by the coding sequence ATGGCGAAAAATAATAATTGGCTAATACCCGCTCTTATCATCATTGGTCTTCTCATCGTTGCGCTGTCATTATTCTTCGCCAGCAAATCCTCTCAAAAATCACTAGACCTTATTCCCCTTGCAAAAGTTGAAATAAACTTAGGCGGAGCCGATATTTATCGTGCGGGGGTTCAACAAAGAGAAGCTGTTCATATCAAAGGCTTTCTTTACAACTTAGATTCTCTTGAAACTCGTGGGGACGGAGACGCCACTCTTGAATTTGATTCAGGTTATCGCATTCGCGTCCCAGAAAACTCTCTCGTAACACTTTCAAGCGATGGACCGCGTACTTTATTACTCCTGAAACGCGGAGAGGTCTTTGTTGAGAACTACGGCCAAGAAGGTAGCGTCTTTATTTCTGCTGATGGGAAACACTGGAGTGCCACGGATTACGAGACCAAATACAAGGCACAACAAAAGGGAGGGCTGACACAAGAGCCCGCGCAATCGGCGCAACCCTCGACTCCTTCAACTACAGGAAGTCTCACGTCTGAATATCTCCAAGAAACTTTGAAGAATCATCGTGCTTCGTTTTTTAAATGCTATACACAGCTGCTGCAAAAAACGCCAGGTGTGGTAGGACATGCCTCACTCAGCTTTACGATTGAGCGCACTGGGAAAATTTCTCAAGCAGATATTGCTTCTTCCAATATTCAAGATGCCACATTTAGAAAGTGCCTGCTGGATGCTCTTCGCAGAGTCGAGTTCCGCGCATTTAGCGGAGACCCGATCTCAACGATATTCCCACTGCGATTTGAATAA